The Nitrospira sp. KM1 genome includes a window with the following:
- the mtnB gene encoding methylthioribulose 1-phosphate dehydratase, with the protein MSVPFELTSYADQLAEIARWTYRCGWAPGTSTNYSVRLPADAAPAYCAITSSGIDKERLGAEHILAVDSTGRAVGGSPLTPSAETALHLMLYRSTHAGAVFHTHSMAATLLSQAAREEGRVSLSGWELLKGLEGITSHEHEVVLPVFPNSQNIPALASMIEPLLTTSSSPPYGFLLAGHGLYVWGKDVGTAKRHLEVLEYLLQCEREARSHGHSSHTRPAGVPHE; encoded by the coding sequence ATGTCGGTGCCGTTTGAATTAACCTCGTATGCGGATCAACTCGCCGAGATCGCCCGCTGGACCTATCGCTGCGGCTGGGCTCCAGGCACAAGCACCAATTACAGCGTCAGACTTCCGGCTGACGCAGCTCCCGCCTATTGCGCGATCACGAGTTCCGGCATCGACAAGGAGCGGCTCGGCGCCGAACACATCCTCGCCGTTGACAGCACAGGGCGGGCCGTCGGCGGCTCTCCACTCACTCCCTCCGCCGAGACGGCCCTTCACCTGATGCTCTACCGCTCAACCCATGCCGGCGCCGTCTTCCACACGCATTCGATGGCCGCGACGCTCCTGTCGCAGGCGGCCAGGGAAGAAGGTCGTGTGTCGCTGTCAGGATGGGAACTGCTGAAAGGACTCGAGGGCATCACCTCGCATGAACACGAAGTCGTCCTGCCGGTATTTCCCAATTCGCAGAATATCCCGGCGCTCGCCTCCATGATCGAGCCTCTTCTGACTACGTCTTCTTCCCCGCCGTATGGGTTCCTGTTGGCGGGCCACGGACTGTATGTATGGGGGAAAGACGTCGGCACGGCCAAGCGACATCTGGAGGTATTAGAATATCTTTTACAATGTGAGCGGGAGGCAAGAAGTCATGGCCACTCTTCGCATACCAGACCAGCAGGCGTACCTCACGAATGA
- a CDS encoding RNA polymerase sigma factor, translating into MDREQTLAALRERILAFATSRISRDRAEDLTQDVLTVLHEKYPLVTELTDLVPLAFQVLRFKMLDAHRKAIRRGEYNLESVEALPLADRADDPARQLERKQTIERLLAAVNRLGTRCRGLFAWKLEGKSFPEIQRLMGQKSVNTIYTWDLRCRKQLLALLGGTWE; encoded by the coding sequence ATGGATCGAGAGCAGACACTCGCCGCCCTCCGTGAAAGGATTCTTGCCTTCGCGACATCACGGATATCGAGAGATCGCGCCGAAGATTTGACCCAGGACGTCCTCACGGTCCTCCACGAAAAGTATCCCCTGGTCACAGAACTCACCGACCTGGTGCCTCTGGCCTTTCAGGTCTTGCGCTTCAAGATGCTGGATGCCCATCGCAAGGCCATCCGGCGAGGCGAGTATAATCTGGAATCCGTGGAAGCCCTCCCCTTGGCAGACCGCGCGGACGATCCTGCGCGGCAGCTTGAGCGGAAGCAAACGATCGAGCGGCTGCTCGCGGCCGTGAACCGCCTGGGAACGCGTTGCCGCGGGCTCTTTGCATGGAAACTCGAGGGAAAGAGCTTTCCGGAGATCCAACGGTTGATGGGGCAGAAGTCGGTGAATACCATCTATACATGGGATCTTCGGTGCCGGAAGCAGCTCCTCGCCCTACTGGGCGGAACATGGGAATGA
- a CDS encoding amidohydrolase family protein — MTIGDRHPDSPPLQPIPHKTLIDCHVHLAALPIDDNGCYISPKMLKSPLFRFLLWKHGLNPDRPREANAKYLTDLLAELRESQTVRKAVLLAMDGVYDEQGRRNVGQTDFLISNDYVLETARAHPDQTLAGVSINPQRRDAVDEVHRCAEAGAALVKVLPNAQQFNPADRRYTHFYRALAERRLPLLSHVGYEFSLIGKDQSVGDPDRLRLPLDEGVTVIAAHACSYGLMVYERFLPTFLRFIDTYPNFYADISALTLPNRLRMLLLLRRYPGIHQRLLFGTDYPLSVFHLAAWGRVAFGLLRRIIRTKNRFDRQAAVCRGLGIGFRSFGDVIGRSDL, encoded by the coding sequence ATGACGATCGGAGACCGGCATCCGGATTCACCCCCGCTCCAGCCGATTCCGCACAAAACACTCATCGACTGTCACGTCCACTTGGCCGCCCTCCCCATCGATGATAACGGCTGTTACATCTCCCCCAAAATGCTCAAGAGCCCGCTGTTCCGTTTTTTGCTCTGGAAGCATGGGCTGAACCCGGACAGGCCGCGCGAAGCCAACGCGAAATATCTGACCGACCTGCTCGCGGAGCTGCGGGAATCACAAACCGTTCGGAAAGCCGTGCTGCTGGCGATGGACGGCGTCTATGACGAGCAGGGGCGCCGGAACGTCGGGCAGACCGATTTTCTCATCAGCAACGACTACGTTTTAGAGACCGCCAGGGCGCATCCTGACCAAACCCTTGCCGGCGTCTCGATCAACCCGCAGCGGCGCGACGCAGTCGACGAAGTCCATCGCTGCGCCGAGGCGGGCGCCGCATTGGTCAAAGTGCTGCCGAACGCGCAGCAATTCAATCCGGCCGATCGGCGCTACACCCATTTCTACCGGGCGCTCGCAGAACGCCGCCTCCCGCTGTTGAGTCATGTTGGGTATGAATTCAGCCTGATCGGCAAGGACCAGTCGGTCGGCGACCCGGACCGTCTGCGCCTTCCATTGGACGAAGGGGTGACGGTCATCGCCGCCCACGCCTGCAGTTATGGGCTCATGGTCTATGAGCGGTTTCTCCCGACATTTCTCAGGTTCATCGATACCTATCCGAATTTTTATGCCGATATCTCCGCATTGACGCTTCCCAATCGCCTGCGCATGCTGCTGTTGTTGCGGCGTTACCCGGGAATCCACCAACGTCTGTTGTTCGGAACGGACTATCCACTGTCGGTCTTTCATCTTGCAGCCTGGGGACGCGTGGCGTTCGGACTGCTGCGCCGGATCATCCGCACGAAGAACCGTTTCGATCGGCAAGCGGCCGTCTGCCGCGGGCTCGGCATAGGGTTTCGTTCATTCGGCGACGTCATCGGGCGTTCCGACTTGTAG